In Strongyloides ratti genome assembly S_ratti_ED321, scaffold srae_chrx_scaffold0000002, a single window of DNA contains:
- a CDS encoding Serine/threonine-protein kinase PINK1,mitochondrial, with translation MIFRQIHTKIYRNIKNIYYILRYPNSYFYHFRHTIDHLPRLVKHHSLKSKNPIISGIQTLLRSAVARQGVRSTSLLSCHWKLLTIDRSNGGWAFNKYVKRLLETNTFAIEHVQNLFGTNPRYNKFLNDDVYGNRLQYYEIGDYINKGACGAVFKLRKRDNKTDAQYPLALKMMFNYNEIDLSSHLMDEMKNELIPLVKISKDLKKYKYFRNIRKIPERHPNIIDLKTAFFDNITEELCKLGSDIFPEALPMMTKYGIRIPRETMFIVMKRYSQDLKQYNKTCIGRPIRTNIIIFGQLMEALSFLHKHIIAHRDIKNDNILLEYNNEGDVPFLVLGDFGLSHSTGSWELKYRYGMTKCGNIALQPPEISLADPGEHYEILNYEKSDVWSAGAVGYEIFEMYQPFYKYLNSKTYFMEDLPLLDKNIPLPIKKVMNGVLERKVERRMFPEVAGNIILLTLFQDSKIFKKFWNDQEKTLKKKINSSNKKPLYGDVVTKMIENICNMITAQTITLQAFNKENISNAELQLRATCLSRLNIYDMQAALNHFLN, from the exons ATGATTTTTCGCCAAATTCatactaaaatatatagaaacattaaaaat atttattatatacttCGTTATCCAAACTCATATTTCTATCACTTTCGACATACAATTGATCATCTTCCAAGATTAGTAAAACATCATAGTTTAAAATCAAAGAATCCAATAATTTCTGGT ATTCAAACACTTTTAAGGTCAGCAGTAGCAAGACAAGGAGTTAGATCTACTAGTTTATTGTCATGTCACTGgaaattattaacaattgaTAGATCAAATGGTGGATGggcatttaataaatatgtcAAAAGACTTTTGGAGACTAATACATTTGCAATTGAACATGTTCAG AATTTATTTGGTACTAATCCTcgttataataaatttctgAATGATGATGTTTATGGTAATAGATTACAATACTACGAAATCGGGGACTATATTAATAAGGGTGCTTGTGGGGCTGTATTTAAATTACGAAAAAGAGATAATAAAACAGATGCACAATATCCATTAGCtttaaaaatgatgtttaattataatgaaattGATTTAAGTAGTCATTTAATGGATGAAATGAAAAATGAATTGATACCAttagtaaaaatatcaaaagatttaaagaaatataaatattttagaaatataagaaaaataccAGAACGCCATCCAAATATTATTGATCTTAAAACAgctttttttgataatattactGAAGAATTATGTAAATTAGGTAGTGATATATTTCCAGAAGCTTTACCAATGATGACAAAATATGGAATAAGAATACCTAGAGAGACAATGTTTATAGTTATGAAAAGATATAGTCAagatttaaaacaatataataaaacatgTATTGGAAGACCTATTagaacaaatattattatttttgggCAATTAATGGAAGCTTTATCATTCCTTCATAAACATATTATTGCACATagagatattaaaaatgataatatacttttagaGTATAATAATGAAGGTGATGTACCATTTTTAGTTTTGGGTGATTTTGGTTTATCACATTCAACAGGTTCATGGGaattaaaatatagataTGGAATGACAAAATGTGGTAATATTGCTTTACAACCTCCTGAAATCTCATTAGCTGATCCTGGTGAACATTATGAAATATTGAATTATGAAAAATCTGATGTATGGTCAGCTGGAGCTGTTGGAtatgaaatttttgaaatgtACCAACCATTTTATAAGtatttaaatagtaaaacatattttatggAGGATCTTCCATtgttagataaaaatattcctttaccaattaaaaaagttatgaaTGGTGTATTGGAAAGAAAAGTAGAAAGAAGAATGTTTCCAGAAGTTGCTGGTAATATTATTCTATTAACACTTTTTCAAGATTCAAagatctttaaaaaattttggaaTGACCAAGAAAAAactcttaaaaaaaaaataaattcttcaaataaaaaacCCTTATACGGAGATGTCGTGACAAAAATgattgaaaatatttgtaatatgATAACTGCTCAAACTATAACATTGCAAGCTTTTaacaaagaaaatattagtaATGCTGAACTTCAACTTAGAGCCACATGCTTAAGTAGATTGAATATTTATGATATGCAAGCAGCtcttaatcattttttaaattaa